A stretch of Aerococcus christensenii DNA encodes these proteins:
- the rplS gene encoding 50S ribosomal protein L19, with product MSHNPKLIDAIVEGQLRSDIPDFRPGDTVRVHARVVEGERERIQIFEGVVISRKGQGISENFTVRKVSNGVGVERTWPLNTPRVAKIEVIRQGKVRRAKLYYLRDRHGKAARIAERRRKK from the coding sequence ATGAGTCATAATCCAAAGTTAATTGATGCTATTGTTGAAGGACAATTACGTAGTGATATTCCAGACTTTCGTCCTGGAGACACTGTTCGTGTACATGCCCGTGTTGTAGAAGGGGAACGTGAACGTATTCAAATTTTTGAAGGCGTAGTTATTTCACGTAAAGGACAAGGAATTAGCGAAAACTTCACCGTTCGTAAAGTATCAAACGGTGTAGGTGTGGAACGTACTTGGCCATTAAACACACCACGTGTGGCTAAGATCGAAGTTATTCGTCAAGGTAAAGTTCGTCGTGCGAAGCTTTATTACTTACGTGACCGTCACGGAAAAGCTGCACGTATTGCAGAACGTCGTCGCAAGAAATAA
- a CDS encoding ABC transporter ATP-binding protein/permease encodes MVKKRLLEVVPTAKENIARVVLYQWIGLIGQVGFAMLLAWLIGIISQRTFTLQKSVVLLVGIGLAIGIRFFAEVKQEKASFFVRSSAKKELRQRIYQQLWTLGSDYQKFFSKAEVSQLLTEGVEQLEAYFGSFLPLLFYSVLAPITLFLVLLPLNFKASVVLLLEVPFIPLAIMGVAKIAKTKLRKYWKSYLNLGDSFLENLEGLVTLKIYQADAMKEAQMDREAEDFRRMTMKVLVMQLNSVTIMDIFAYGGAAVGMLIAIFSYAKGEISLFATLCVIFLASEFFLPMRRLGSAFHMAMNGVAASERLFALLDASFEEKGSLPLQSPIELVEVNDLSFAYEVKQAVLKNICLQLKPGQIHWVMGPSGCGKTTLLKLLGRKERSSKGRIVLNGREVSQIALKDLGSQVAYVGQESYLFKGTIEENLRMGNEKLSDDELWQMLEDLRLAHFFTEKEGLTTRIDAGGENLSGGQRQRLLLGRALLKKASLYLLDEVTSSVDYESEQAMMSLLKKISQKCVVVLVSHRLTLADEGGEVYFLHAGQIIEEGNVETLLAKKGAFCHLYHEQKSLEAYSIGG; translated from the coding sequence ATGGTCAAGAAACGGTTACTGGAGGTCGTTCCTACTGCTAAAGAAAATATAGCTAGAGTGGTGCTCTATCAATGGATAGGTTTGATCGGACAGGTGGGATTTGCGATGCTTCTTGCTTGGTTAATAGGGATTATATCTCAACGAACATTCACCTTACAGAAAAGTGTTGTTTTATTGGTGGGAATTGGTTTGGCTATAGGAATACGATTTTTTGCTGAAGTGAAGCAGGAGAAGGCTTCTTTTTTTGTGCGTTCGTCAGCGAAGAAAGAATTAAGGCAGAGGATTTATCAACAATTATGGACTTTAGGAAGTGATTACCAAAAATTTTTTTCAAAAGCAGAAGTGAGTCAATTATTGACAGAAGGGGTAGAACAGTTAGAGGCTTATTTTGGGTCTTTTTTACCCTTACTTTTTTATAGTGTATTAGCGCCTATTACTTTGTTTTTGGTATTACTTCCATTGAATTTCAAGGCAAGTGTCGTTCTCCTTTTGGAGGTGCCGTTTATTCCTTTAGCCATTATGGGAGTCGCTAAGATCGCTAAAACTAAACTTCGGAAATATTGGAAGTCTTATTTGAATTTGGGAGACTCTTTTTTGGAGAATTTAGAAGGGTTAGTGACTTTAAAAATTTATCAAGCAGATGCTATGAAAGAAGCGCAGATGGATAGAGAAGCGGAAGATTTTCGACGAATGACCATGAAGGTATTAGTGATGCAATTGAATTCTGTGACGATCATGGATATTTTTGCCTATGGGGGCGCTGCAGTGGGGATGTTGATTGCCATTTTTTCTTATGCTAAGGGAGAAATATCTTTGTTTGCAACTTTATGCGTTATTTTTTTAGCAAGTGAATTCTTCTTGCCTATGAGAAGATTAGGGTCAGCCTTTCATATGGCAATGAACGGTGTAGCTGCGAGTGAGCGCTTGTTTGCTTTATTAGATGCTTCTTTTGAAGAGAAAGGCTCCCTTCCTCTCCAATCACCAATTGAACTTGTGGAGGTAAATGACCTTTCCTTCGCTTATGAAGTCAAGCAAGCGGTTTTGAAAAATATCTGCCTACAATTAAAACCTGGACAAATTCATTGGGTGATGGGTCCCTCTGGATGTGGAAAAACGACTCTTTTAAAGCTCTTAGGACGAAAAGAAAGATCCAGTAAAGGAAGAATTGTCTTGAATGGGAGAGAGGTGTCGCAAATTGCTTTAAAAGATTTAGGAAGTCAAGTGGCTTATGTCGGTCAAGAATCTTATCTTTTTAAGGGGACTATTGAAGAAAATCTAAGAATGGGAAATGAGAAACTCTCTGATGATGAATTATGGCAAATGTTAGAAGATCTTCGGTTAGCTCACTTCTTTACTGAAAAGGAAGGTTTAACCACAAGGATCGATGCGGGCGGCGAAAATTTATCCGGTGGGCAAAGGCAACGGCTGCTTTTAGGGCGGGCTTTGCTCAAAAAAGCCTCTCTCTATTTATTGGATGAGGTGACTTCTTCTGTGGATTATGAGAGTGAACAAGCTATGATGAGCCTCTTAAAGAAAATTTCCCAAAAATGTGTGGTAGTTTTAGTTTCTCATCGCTTAACGTTGGCTGATGAAGGGGGAGAAGTGTATTTCCTCCACGCGGGTCAAATAATAGAAGAAGGAAATGTGGAAACATTACTAGCAAAGAAGGGGGCTTTTTGCCACTTGTATCATGAACAGAAGTCACTCGAAGCCTATAGTATTGGAGGGTAA
- a CDS encoding amino acid ABC transporter ATP-binding/permease protein yields the protein MKTTYWKIIKNLMLLVKPLLGVMELAILMGTVGSLFASFIPVLAGACLLEGMRKLTLEGSITGKMWIYGGSMLLLAVLRGFLRYGEQYCNHYIAFRLLALLRHRTFAQLRRIGPAKLAGKDRGDLMAMITHDIEALEVFFAHTLSPVAIAFLSSLGMLIFIGSYSLLAAGVALTVYLLLGVVLPCLRFRHLKKMGQEVQKRFSELNTCVLDSLYGVEDLIQYDQMDNQTKKLTSYENSLHEMKQALSDRSAKENAWVNSLVAVASVGIVAVMGLAYSQGQVEIEGLILVPLALMSSLGPCLALTRLPDYLTQTLASGERLLRLLDEHPAVKEGEHSLVTHAKAFTQLQVEKIDFSYEASSPILKDYSLNVFPHRIIGIHGSSGSGKSTLLKLFMRFYDVDKGKICLNTWNLKDLTFKSLRSAEAYMTQDTYVFKQTVWQNIALGHKNPERESVILAAKKAALHDTIQRLPEGYDTILGVKGSELSAGEKQRLALARAFFSKSPILLLDEPTNHLDVLNEGMILKALKEISKERTILLVSHRISTLQIADEIYTLEPKA from the coding sequence ATGAAAACCACTTATTGGAAAATCATTAAAAATTTAATGCTTTTAGTAAAGCCGTTGCTTGGAGTGATGGAATTAGCTATTTTGATGGGAACTGTAGGAAGTTTATTTGCTAGTTTTATTCCCGTTTTGGCAGGGGCATGCTTGCTTGAGGGAATGAGAAAGTTGACCTTAGAGGGCTCTATCACAGGAAAAATGTGGATTTATGGAGGGAGTATGCTCCTTTTGGCGGTACTTAGGGGATTCTTACGGTATGGCGAGCAGTACTGTAATCACTACATTGCTTTTCGCTTGTTAGCTCTTCTGAGGCATCGGACATTTGCTCAATTGAGAAGGATAGGGCCAGCTAAGTTAGCGGGTAAAGATCGAGGAGACTTAATGGCAATGATTACTCATGATATAGAAGCCTTGGAAGTCTTTTTTGCGCACACGCTTTCTCCAGTAGCTATAGCTTTCTTGTCGAGCTTAGGCATGTTGATTTTCATAGGATCTTATTCCCTATTAGCAGCTGGGGTTGCTTTAACGGTGTATCTTCTTCTTGGTGTCGTTTTGCCTTGCTTGCGATTTCGTCATTTGAAAAAGATGGGTCAAGAAGTTCAAAAACGCTTTTCAGAGTTAAATACTTGTGTACTGGATTCTTTATATGGCGTGGAAGATCTTATTCAATATGACCAAATGGATAATCAGACGAAGAAACTTACAAGCTATGAAAATTCTTTGCATGAGATGAAACAAGCCCTGAGTGACCGTTCTGCAAAAGAAAATGCTTGGGTGAATAGTTTGGTTGCGGTGGCTTCAGTGGGAATTGTAGCCGTTATGGGATTGGCATATAGTCAAGGTCAGGTGGAGATAGAAGGGCTTATTCTTGTCCCACTTGCTTTAATGAGTTCATTAGGCCCTTGTTTGGCTTTAACGCGGTTGCCCGATTATTTAACTCAAACTTTAGCAAGTGGTGAGCGATTGCTTCGCTTATTAGATGAGCATCCTGCTGTAAAAGAAGGGGAACATTCCCTTGTGACTCATGCGAAGGCTTTTACTCAATTACAAGTAGAGAAGATTGACTTTTCTTATGAAGCTTCATCTCCTATTCTTAAAGACTACTCTTTGAATGTGTTTCCTCATCGTATTATTGGCATTCATGGCTCAAGTGGTTCAGGAAAATCGACTTTATTAAAGCTTTTTATGCGGTTTTATGATGTGGATAAAGGAAAAATATGTTTGAATACCTGGAATTTGAAGGATTTAACCTTTAAAAGCTTGCGCTCGGCTGAAGCTTATATGACGCAGGATACCTATGTTTTTAAACAAACAGTTTGGCAAAACATTGCTTTGGGACATAAAAATCCAGAGAGAGAGTCGGTTATTTTAGCTGCTAAGAAAGCAGCTTTACATGATACCATTCAACGTTTACCTGAGGGCTATGATACGATACTTGGAGTAAAGGGTAGCGAATTATCTGCGGGTGAAAAGCAACGTCTCGCTTTGGCAAGAGCCTTTTTCTCTAAATCCCCCATTCTTTTATTGGATGAACCGACCAATCATTTAGATGTTTTAAATGAAGGCATGATATTAAAAGCCTTGAAGGAAATTTCTAAGGAACGTACGATTCTCTTAGTTTCGCACCGAATTTCTACTT